A window of the Haloquadratum walsbyi C23 genome harbors these coding sequences:
- a CDS encoding phosphate signaling complex PhoU family protein, producing METRKVQRLGPSTLAMTLPAEWAKENEVNKGDEVSLRMGGKGTLTVLPESASQEDSSASILADNLNANALERAIVAQYVLGRRVIHIEREDAALDSEHINAVYSAETQLMGLGVIEETPERIAIRCSVDPEDFTLDNLLERLENTGSTMRGEGIKALAHGNADLAQRALNRERQANKIFVLLLRLIFTAYQNPNLARAVDLNSGFPLIGYRSVAKNLELIADNAEDIATIVGDADEHTLDVDTGTMRRIREFTDQVDEITQIAVNAVVERNYDKTITARTLFQQISDREDEILSDLPEMDNDNLLQIREVLVSLQQTAQYAMRNAEIAANLALNEECEHVKIR from the coding sequence ATGGAGACACGCAAGGTACAGCGGCTCGGCCCATCAACATTGGCGATGACATTGCCAGCAGAGTGGGCAAAAGAAAATGAGGTCAACAAGGGCGATGAAGTGTCCCTTAGAATGGGTGGAAAAGGAACACTGACTGTCCTTCCAGAGTCTGCAAGTCAAGAAGACTCATCAGCCTCAATTCTCGCAGATAATCTCAATGCAAATGCACTTGAGCGTGCTATTGTTGCACAGTACGTTCTTGGACGACGGGTTATTCATATTGAACGTGAAGATGCTGCACTTGATTCTGAACATATCAATGCCGTGTATAGTGCAGAAACACAACTTATGGGTCTTGGAGTCATTGAGGAGACGCCAGAACGGATTGCAATCCGTTGTTCAGTCGATCCAGAGGACTTTACACTTGATAATCTACTTGAACGACTTGAGAACACAGGAAGCACGATGCGTGGTGAAGGTATTAAAGCACTTGCGCATGGAAATGCTGATCTTGCACAACGAGCATTGAATCGCGAGCGACAGGCGAACAAGATATTTGTTCTTTTATTAAGACTCATCTTCACCGCATATCAAAATCCAAATCTTGCCCGTGCTGTTGATTTAAACTCTGGCTTCCCACTTATTGGATATCGATCTGTTGCAAAAAATCTTGAACTTATTGCAGATAATGCTGAGGATATTGCGACGATTGTCGGTGATGCGGATGAGCATACCCTTGATGTTGACACTGGGACGATGCGCCGTATCCGAGAGTTTACTGATCAAGTCGATGAGATCACTCAGATTGCTGTGAATGCCGTCGTTGAGCGAAATTATGATAAAACAATCACTGCTCGAACGTTATTCCAACAGATCAGTGATCGTGAGGATGAAATCCTCTCTGATCTCCCTGAAATGGACAATGATAATTTATTACAAATTCGTGAAGTGCTTGTTAGTTTACAACAAACAGCACAGTATGCAATGCGTAATGCAGAAATCGCAGCAAATCTCGCATTAAATGAGGAATGCGAACACGTTAAAATTAGATAA
- a CDS encoding DUF7835 family putative zinc beta-ribbon protein — MSKSRPKLSTLTEYCDVCDTRTPHKVSIDLRTESTKETNRAFSREPYRVTECQHCGEQIAQRMNDA, encoded by the coding sequence ATGTCGAAAAGTAGACCCAAACTGAGTACGCTTACGGAATATTGCGATGTCTGTGACACGCGAACCCCGCATAAGGTATCTATTGATCTACGGACCGAAAGCACAAAAGAAACAAACCGTGCGTTCTCGCGTGAACCATACCGTGTGACCGAATGTCAACACTGTGGTGAACAGATTGCTCAGCGCATGAATGATGCCTGA
- a CDS encoding response regulator: MSTPATRPSEQNTTVLIADDESALTDSVALWLADQYDVRTAYTGTEAVDIYDDSVDIVIVDRRMPGLSGDEVCTQLQDRAGNPKMILLTASSINHSHWSHTHNHMITDKSEPSPFDGRIQKPISKTDLLDTISDFMPSRSAESSD; encoded by the coding sequence GTGTCCACACCCGCTACACGACCGTCTGAACAGAATACAACGGTTCTCATTGCCGATGATGAGTCTGCGCTTACCGATAGCGTTGCGCTTTGGCTTGCTGATCAATACGATGTTCGAACAGCATACACTGGAACAGAAGCTGTTGATATATACGATGACTCTGTTGACATCGTCATCGTCGACCGGCGAATGCCAGGGCTTTCTGGTGATGAAGTATGTACACAACTGCAAGACCGAGCAGGCAACCCAAAAATGATTCTCCTTACTGCGTCATCAATTAATCACAGTCACTGGTCGCATACACACAATCATATGATCACAGACAAATCTGAGCCGTCTCCATTCGATGGACGCATTCAAAAACCAATCTCAAAGACTGATTTACTTGATACGATCAGTGATTTCATGCCAAGCCGCTCTGCGGAATCATCAGATTAA
- a CDS encoding ATP-NAD kinase family protein, with amino-acid sequence MRIGFVVNPIAGMGGRVGLKGTDGKVAAARDRGAEPRAPERAKRTLQALSANLDTHDEYQLFTWGAPMGEEVATDAGIDPIILGTPGEYTNNHRTTAKDTRLAVTKFIETDVDLILFVGGDGTAADVATALSESTIPILGVPAGVKVYSSVFAVAPEDAAQVAITFDRTERREIVDIDEEAYRAGEAPDSVSPNLQAVVSVPVADRVQSAKQRGDGSVEAVAAGVAADIQASDKTIIFGSGSTVGAIESKLGIDFTPLGIDVWADGEVQARDATESSILAETDADGENIIIVSPIGGQGFIFGRGNPQLSPAVLRRCEIKIVASPTKLETTGQLHVDTGDPVLDAELRGWTRVRIGRVERQIIEIT; translated from the coding sequence ATGCGCATCGGCTTCGTAGTGAATCCTATTGCCGGGATGGGCGGTCGCGTTGGTCTCAAAGGCACTGATGGAAAGGTTGCTGCGGCTCGTGACCGTGGTGCCGAACCTCGCGCACCAGAACGGGCAAAGCGAACATTACAGGCGCTCAGCGCGAATCTTGATACCCACGATGAATATCAACTCTTCACGTGGGGAGCACCGATGGGTGAAGAAGTAGCGACAGACGCCGGTATAGACCCGATTATACTTGGGACCCCAGGTGAATACACGAATAATCACCGAACAACGGCGAAAGACACTCGACTGGCAGTCACCAAATTTATTGAGACTGATGTTGATCTCATACTATTCGTTGGTGGCGATGGAACAGCAGCGGATGTTGCGACTGCTCTGTCAGAGTCGACTATCCCGATCCTTGGGGTTCCAGCCGGTGTGAAGGTATATTCTTCTGTTTTTGCGGTTGCCCCTGAGGACGCTGCACAGGTTGCAATCACTTTCGATCGCACCGAACGTCGCGAAATCGTTGACATTGATGAAGAGGCATATCGCGCAGGTGAAGCACCTGATAGTGTCAGTCCTAATCTACAAGCAGTCGTGTCTGTACCAGTCGCTGATCGGGTACAATCAGCAAAACAGCGCGGTGATGGAAGCGTCGAAGCAGTGGCTGCGGGTGTTGCTGCTGATATTCAAGCGAGTGATAAAACGATCATTTTCGGATCTGGCAGTACTGTCGGTGCAATCGAATCTAAACTTGGTATTGATTTCACCCCACTTGGCATCGATGTGTGGGCTGATGGAGAGGTTCAAGCTCGTGATGCAACTGAGAGTAGTATTCTGGCAGAGACTGACGCAGATGGTGAAAATATTATTATTGTCTCTCCAATCGGTGGGCAAGGGTTCATCTTTGGTCGTGGTAATCCACAACTCTCCCCTGCGGTGCTCCGCCGATGCGAGATTAAAATCGTTGCCTCCCCCACAAAACTCGAAACCACCGGGCAATTGCATGTTGATACAGGCGACCCTGTACTTGATGCTGAACTTCGCGGATGGACCCGAGTCCGTATTGGCCGGGTTGAACGTCAGATAATTGAAATAACGTAA
- a CDS encoding bacterio-opsin activator domain-containing protein gives MAVQDGDGNHIARTAPDPSVLIVDDDKDLADTCEYWLRDDFVVRVAYSGQAALEAIDDAVDVVLLDRRMPGLSGDEVLTELRDRDFDCRVAMMTAVEPDTDIVDMAFDEYLVKPVDEQDVIGTVEELLVRGEFKDTVREYFALESIETILTNRDSDDLHDPTVLTDIKTQLDELRATQESTIKEREQQLKRAREINSLLRTVDSVLVDGSTRQELESAVCTSVVETGNYDGAWIARYDEVMSHFTCQANAGSRVPAVGSEIHESNPIAESIQCALKNDSVKTASKDTNVDNTVIIAPVTYRDATYGTLAVTVHGSASSEEQSVFDEIGDRLGHSINAVESKRLLYEDAAIELEFEHTDTRDILVDLSVEFNTEVRVEGLSPTADGVVSAYVVIDGADADTVLSMLSPLEAIINARVVTDEPTETLFELQLVDASVLLPLVEFGSAVESLVATDGNGSVTIRVPSQSNPRTIINTIQSSFPDITVTAKRKVDNNVQSLNSFKRRLEEILTTRQLDVLETALTSGYFEWPRDSTAEQVADSLGIAAPTFHEHLRSGERKLMKTFFAERKRARENGRSKTEISSTLEAETHLDSDVDVDAGVDSDTNEGSTTESEVNSELN, from the coding sequence ATGGCTGTTCAAGACGGTGATGGCAATCATATAGCACGAACAGCGCCAGATCCGAGCGTTCTCATTGTTGACGATGATAAGGATCTTGCCGATACATGTGAGTATTGGCTTCGTGATGATTTTGTGGTTCGTGTTGCATATAGTGGGCAGGCAGCGCTTGAGGCGATCGATGACGCCGTTGACGTAGTATTACTTGATCGGCGAATGCCAGGGCTCTCTGGGGATGAAGTGCTCACGGAACTTCGTGATCGTGATTTCGACTGTCGAGTTGCAATGATGACCGCTGTCGAACCTGATACTGATATTGTCGATATGGCATTTGATGAGTATCTTGTCAAGCCTGTTGACGAACAAGATGTCATTGGAACTGTCGAGGAATTACTTGTTCGGGGAGAGTTCAAAGACACAGTGCGTGAGTACTTCGCACTTGAATCAATCGAGACAATATTGACCAATCGTGATAGTGATGACCTCCATGATCCAACTGTACTTACAGATATCAAAACACAACTCGATGAACTGCGAGCAACGCAAGAGTCGACAATCAAAGAGCGTGAACAACAACTGAAACGTGCACGAGAAATAAACAGTCTTCTCCGCACTGTCGATAGCGTACTTGTGGATGGGTCAACGCGTCAAGAGCTTGAATCAGCAGTGTGCACATCAGTCGTTGAGACAGGGAATTATGATGGTGCATGGATTGCTCGATACGATGAGGTGATGAGCCATTTCACATGTCAAGCAAATGCAGGATCAAGAGTGCCAGCTGTTGGGTCAGAGATACATGAGAGTAATCCAATCGCCGAGTCAATTCAATGTGCCCTGAAGAATGACTCCGTCAAGACCGCCAGCAAAGATACAAATGTTGATAATACCGTTATCATCGCCCCAGTTACATATCGTGATGCAACATACGGCACTCTTGCCGTGACCGTCCATGGGTCGGCAAGTAGTGAAGAACAATCAGTATTTGATGAGATTGGCGATCGACTTGGTCATAGTATAAATGCTGTCGAATCAAAGCGCCTGCTGTATGAGGATGCAGCTATTGAGTTAGAGTTTGAGCATACGGACACTCGCGATATACTCGTTGATCTTTCAGTTGAATTTAATACAGAAGTCCGAGTTGAAGGACTTTCACCGACAGCCGATGGTGTTGTTTCTGCGTATGTTGTTATTGATGGAGCTGATGCAGACACTGTTCTTTCGATGCTATCCCCGCTTGAGGCTATCATTAACGCCCGTGTCGTCACCGATGAGCCAACAGAAACGTTATTTGAGTTGCAGTTGGTGGATGCATCTGTACTACTTCCCCTTGTTGAGTTTGGAAGCGCTGTTGAGTCACTTGTTGCAACAGATGGTAACGGCAGTGTCACCATCCGTGTGCCATCACAGTCAAACCCACGGACTATTATCAATACAATTCAATCATCATTCCCAGATATCACCGTCACAGCGAAACGAAAGGTAGACAATAACGTTCAGTCACTGAATTCATTCAAACGACGACTTGAGGAGATACTAACCACGCGACAACTTGACGTACTTGAGACAGCCCTGACATCTGGATATTTTGAATGGCCACGTGATAGTACAGCAGAACAGGTTGCAGATTCACTTGGAATTGCGGCACCGACATTTCATGAACATCTTCGTTCGGGTGAGCGTAAGCTCATGAAGACATTCTTCGCAGAACGGAAACGAGCGCGCGAAAATGGAAGAAGTAAAACCGAAATATCATCGACACTAGAAGCAGAAACACACCTAGACTCGGATGTAGACGTAGACGCAGGCGTAGATTCAGATACAAATGAAGGCTCAACAACAGAAAGTGAAGTGAATTCAGAACTCAATTGA
- a CDS encoding histidine kinase, whose product MSRESDQSSISAAENNHLSRITDPVFAINTDFEITYANPTMEAVFGSDRLTGRSLTDIVASGQENRLYIACETASKHQNPIQIQISSHALVDPDISSIAVTDIPDTAYHARIFPSETGVTVYLFGYMNSTSTDTNAKINTSTSTSTSTTESSQQESSTGATHVRDHLVFMNQIIRHDLLNGLNVISARADILSEFVESVGESHLETVNSRVNEMVTLLEVMQSITDIKLEDNTHSHSPQSLQKAVQTAIDALDTRYRERITVSGSVPDVTVQADEHLSKVFSNLFASILRGEDGVSTAESAITINAYTQNDPNRLEAPLQTDVHNNSVDHDQDDSIATTAVITITSSKGSISIKAQQHLTATDINNLASPDDGFGLYLVGRLIDSYDGSVLVNQESENEKTIITVVLLQTD is encoded by the coding sequence ATGAGTCGAGAATCTGATCAATCGTCTATCAGCGCTGCAGAAAATAATCATCTCAGTCGTATTACTGATCCAGTATTCGCAATCAACACCGACTTTGAGATTACCTATGCGAACCCAACGATGGAGGCGGTATTCGGTAGTGATAGACTCACTGGACGGTCCCTTACTGATATCGTTGCATCCGGTCAAGAGAATCGACTATATATTGCATGTGAGACTGCAAGTAAACATCAAAACCCAATACAGATTCAGATTTCCTCTCATGCTCTTGTTGATCCTGATATTTCTTCAATCGCTGTGACAGACATCCCGGACACAGCATATCACGCTCGCATCTTCCCGTCTGAGACAGGCGTGACAGTGTATCTCTTTGGGTATATGAATTCAACAAGCACGGATACAAACGCGAAGATAAATACCAGTACTAGTACCAGTACATCTACGACGGAATCTTCACAGCAAGAATCATCAACAGGTGCCACACACGTGCGTGATCATCTTGTATTTATGAATCAAATTATTCGGCATGACCTTCTCAACGGACTAAATGTGATCAGTGCACGAGCAGATATTCTCTCTGAATTTGTTGAGTCGGTTGGTGAGTCTCATCTTGAGACTGTTAACAGTCGTGTCAATGAAATGGTTACATTACTTGAAGTGATGCAGTCAATAACAGATATCAAACTTGAGGATAATACCCATTCTCACTCACCACAATCACTTCAGAAAGCTGTTCAAACGGCGATTGATGCGCTCGATACAAGATATCGTGAGCGGATTACCGTTTCTGGTTCAGTGCCAGATGTCACTGTGCAAGCTGATGAGCATCTTTCAAAGGTATTCAGTAATCTGTTTGCTAGTATATTAAGAGGAGAAGATGGTGTTAGCACCGCTGAATCGGCAATAACAATCAATGCATATACGCAGAATGACCCGAATCGGCTCGAAGCACCATTACAAACGGATGTACACAACAACAGCGTTGACCATGATCAAGATGATTCGATTGCGACAACAGCAGTAATCACCATTACTTCATCAAAGGGCAGTATTTCAATAAAAGCACAGCAACATCTCACTGCAACGGATATCAATAATCTTGCATCCCCTGATGATGGATTCGGTCTGTATCTCGTTGGAAGACTGATTGATAGCTATGATGGGTCCGTCCTCGTCAATCAAGAGAGTGAAAATGAAAAAACGATAATTACGGTTGTGTTGCTACAGACAGATTGA
- a CDS encoding DUF7563 family protein, which produces MPECQNCGSFVSRDYVRVFAPEGLNHARVCPQCEDIIREGAEVREARAKRVS; this is translated from the coding sequence ATGCCTGAATGTCAAAATTGTGGTTCATTTGTCTCTCGAGACTATGTTCGTGTGTTCGCACCAGAGGGACTGAATCACGCACGAGTGTGTCCACAGTGTGAGGACATCATTCGTGAAGGTGCAGAGGTCCGTGAAGCTCGAGCAAAACGCGTTTCATAA